The Salvelinus sp. IW2-2015 linkage group LG15, ASM291031v2, whole genome shotgun sequence genome includes a region encoding these proteins:
- the LOC111974715 gene encoding alpha-1-antitrypsin: MRTALCLWIVMGVLCPGEVRGHKGNGGDRHHGHSRDHGGDHDHSDRRGREHGDRRDHGHGRDHDHGDRRDHGHGRDHDHGDRRDHDHGDRRDHDHGDRRDHGHGRDHWHHHHHEPSDNSTKPVIQGNLEFACSLYNQLVAQPDNQGKNVFFSPLSVSLALTALSVGAKGQTHQQLFTGLGFNSSLLTQEQVDQAFQTILTQLNQKIGVNLTVGSALFMQNTFTPRPEFLEDLKRFYPSEGVTVDFTNTAKAIDTINTYVEDKTKGKIDKLVKDLDPTTVMYLLSYIYFKGKWELPFNPEDTKEDTFHVDENTTVPVQMMSMMKRFSVYYDQEISTSILHLRYNDSVSMMLVLPEKGLASLDEVICLNHITKWHRWKKAREYHVYVPKLSITTTYSLKDILSGIGMPDIFSDRADFSGISEELKVAVSEVVHQASLDVDEAGATAAAATGVVLMPLSSRHTPVLKFDRPFMVFVMDRETKNILFMGKIINPANK; this comes from the exons ATGAGGACAGCCCTGTGTTTGTGGATCGTTATGGGAGTGCTCTGCCcgggagaggtcagaggtcacaaaGGTAACGGAGGTGACCGCCACCACGGTCACAGTCGCGACCATGGTGGTGACCATGACCATAGTGACAGGCGTGGCCGCGAACATGGTGACAGGCGCGACCACGGTCACGGGCGCGACCATGACCATGGTGACAGGCGCGACCACGGTCACGGGCGCGACCATGACCATGGTGACAGGCGCGACCATGACCATGGTGACAGGCGCGACCATGACCATGGTGACAGGCGCGACCATGGTCACGGACGAGACCActggcatcatcatcatcatgagcCCAGTGACAACAGCACTAAACCAGTGATCCAAGGAAACTTGGAGTTTGCTTGCAGCCTGTACAATCAGCTGGTGGCTCAGCCTGACAACCAGGGCAAGAACGTGTTCTTCTCCCCGCTGAGTGTGTCCCTGGCCCTGACCGCTCTGTCTGTGGGGGCCAAGGGTCAAACCCACCAGCAGCTTTTCACTGGTCTGGGCTTCAACAGTAGCCTACTGACCCAAGAACAGGTGGACCAGGCCTTCCAGACCATCCTCACACAGCTCAACCAGAAAATAGGTGTGAACCTGACTGTAGGAAGTGCACTTTTCATGCAAAACACCTTTACACCACGCCCCGAGTTCCTAGAGGACTTGAAGCGCTTCTACCCTTCTGAGGGTGTCACAGTGGACTTCACCAACACTGCTAAGGCCATCGATACAATCAATACATACGTGGAGGACAAGACTAAAGGCAAGATAGACAAGTTAGTCAAAGATCTGGACCCAACCACTGTCATGTACCTCCTCAGCTACATTTACTTCAAAG GAAAATGGGAGCTTCCATTTAACCCTGAAGACACGAAGGAGGACACATTTCATGTGGATGAAAATACCACTGTTCCAGTCCAGATGATGAGCATGATGAAGAGGTTCTCCGTCTACTACGACCAGGAGATCTCCACCAGTATCCTGCATCTCCGCTACAACGACTCAGTGTCCATGATGCTGGTGCTACCAGAAAAAGGACTCGCTAGTCTGGACGAGGTCATATGCCTGAACCACATCACCAAGTGGCACAGGTGGAAGAAGGCCAG GGAATACCATGTGTATGTTCCCAAGTTGTCCATCACCACAACATACtccctcaaggacattctgagTGGAATCGGAATGCCGGACATATTCAGTGATCGAGCTGACTTCAGTGGAATATCAGAGGAACTGAAGGTGGCTGTCTCAGAG GTGGTGCACCAAGCCTCCTTGGATGTGGATGAGGCTGGAGCGACCGCAGCAGCTGCCACAGGTGTGGTCCTTATGCCCCTTTCTTCCCGACACACCCCTGTGTTGAAGTTCGATCGTCCATTCATGGTCTTTGTCATGGACCGGGAGACCAAGAATATTCTCTTCATGGGCAAGATCATCAACCCAGCCAACAAATAA